The stretch of DNA TGGTATTCATTACTGAAACGTACGGCAGTGTGCTGTCGTCACTGATGCTCACCACTAAGAGCCGTGATTTCAATGCGTTCAGCTCGTCAGATTGCTGAATTTTGTTGATATGACAGAGGGCCATCGACATCGCTCCTGCGAGCGTTCCTTTGATATGCTGTTTTCCTTGTTCCCTGCCAATCAGCTGGGAAAGCGTGTCTGGCTGCTCATTTAGCAAGTGCTCAATTTTGTCCACAATTGAGCCGTCTATAAATCGAAACTGCCTGTACATTCCAGGAGTGTGCAAAAATCTGGTAGACGTCGAAGACTCTGTAAGCGGGTATATGAGTTGAGCCCCATGGGAATAACTATTTGCAAGATACAGTGCAACGTGGTTTGAGCTGTTGAGGGAAAGATGCGAATTGAGCATAACTATTATGGAGGAAACCACTTGCTTGAGCGAGACTGATCGATCTTTTTCAAGTTTGCGCCATTCCAACGGGTTGATATCGACCACCACCGCCAGTAGTGACGGCGTCTCGTCCACTAATTTATGCGGGTTTGTCTGCGATTCTGCAAATGCCCTATCTGCAATAGCGTCCATTTTGACGGGACGGAGCGCTAGTCTagtttattttttattttttattttatgGCGATTAATTTATTATAAATTTGAAGCTTTTCCCTGGAAAGATAACTTTGTTTCGTACCTTCCTTCTTCTCACCATGAAAGGTTGAGGACGTGTGAATATGGCGCAAGTGATATCTATCCAGCACTCACAAAGCCATTGAGTTAACTACATCCCATCGGAAACTCTGCTGCTCTACAGACATACATCGTTCAAATCGGGCCCTGAGACTCATATCAAAGCTGATTATCGTTCTATCTCTCTGAAATACCAGAGAAATTGTCACAACATACCCTGCTCAATGTTTCATGGTATTTCTGATGCATACTCGGCGCTAATTTTGGGAGCTTTCGCTCCGACCTGGTTTCTGCGCGCGAAGGCAGCGTAGAAACCAGTTATCATTGCTCTGCTTCAGACAACTCTCGGAGATTCTCAAGCAAAGCAATTTGTATCCTCCCGGCGAAAATACTAGCGCCGGTTTTCCTAATGGGAGGATACGTCGACGCAGCCCATGCTGCGGAGGGGACATATAGAACTTTTGAAGTACTAAAGACTGAATTTTAACGTACCTCCCCTTACACGGAAAGGGAGAGCGCATCCCCTCTATAGAAGGGGAGAAGTATATCCCCCCTTCAAATAGGGAGAAATATAAAATGCGTTCCCCCTATAGAAGGGGAGAAATGTATCCCCCCTTTCAAATAGAGGGAAGGCAAATTATATGCCCTCCCTGTTTGGGGTGGGTAGCCTCTCCCCCTCCCCTATGGTCAGGAGAGCCGCATCCACCCCTAGTTTCGAAAGTATACTTCCCGTCTTTCTAGTACAGGGCAGTGGTGGAACCCCATACCGGACGACCTATGGCAGTATACTTTCCCGGGCTTGCCCCGTCATGATAGTAGTTCAATGTGTGGTATAACTGGAATCTTTAAAAACTGGAAATATTGGCAAAACATgatttggtagcaaaaTCTTAGAAATGTCAGAAGTGTAGCAAATCGTAGAAACGTAAAGTTGAAATCCATTGCTGTACTGGTGAACGCTCCACCTGGAGGGGgcatctccagcaaaaCGCACCAAGTGAACGGTTATATCGCTGCATTCTATTCGTTAGCGCTAACAACATCGTCAGCCAATTGCAAAGCAATTCTTCAGGGGAATTCGATATCTGCTGACCTCGATTCAAGCTTCAAGGCCGTACTTCGTGCCAAATCTGTGCAAAGCGTCGCTCGGTAATTAAACCCGCG from Ogataea parapolymorpha DL-1 chromosome VI, whole genome shotgun sequence encodes:
- a CDS encoding RNA polymerase II transcription initiation/nucleotide excision repair factor TFIIH, subunit TFB4: MDAIADRAFAESQTNPHKLVDETPSLLAVVVDINPLEWRKLEKDRSVSLKQVVSSIIVMLNSHLSLNSSNHVALYLANSYSHGAQLIYPLTESSTSTRFLHTPGMYRQFRFIDGSIVDKIEHLLNEQPDTLSQLIGREQGKQHIKGTLAGAMSMALCHINKIQQSDELNALKSRLLVVSISDDSTLPYVSVMNTIFASQKMKISVDVCKLGPSSTFLQQAADATNGVYIYITQPEGLIQYLTTALFIDPMLRPIIVLPTDESIDFRASCFITNKVIDVGYVCSVCLCILSVIPEDEKCPTCHSKFDHNLITKLKRKPKVLPLKKKDRELGDKNGTATPESA